The DNA segment AGTAAGACTCGACCCGCACTGAAGATAGCAATCACAATGAGCAGTGCAATCGTGACTGGCTTGAACTTCGCCCCACCAAACCTCTCAAACAATTTTGAACCGACATAGCCGCCAAACATGCTGCTTGGTAAGAGTGCTAGAGTAAGCCAGACCACATCACGATCGACTAACCCTGCGATAGAGGCCGTAACAAAGGCGCTGGAATCAGCTAGTACAAAGAACGCAATCAGGCCGGCTCTGGCAATGTGTGGTGCGACAGGACTTGCCAATGCATGCGTGCCAACCGAAGGGCCTGACATTGAAGCTGCGCCATTCATAACCCCCGCAAGACTGCCTAGAATATAGGGAGCAAATCTAGGTTCGCTTTTGTATTGGAACCCTTTGTAGATCATGATTGCTGACGCAAAAATGAAGGCACTGATGATCAAGATGATCGTGTCTTGGCTAACGGATTTGAGCAACAGCAAGCCGATGGGCGTGAAGGCCAAACAAGGGATAAATACCTTTGAAACCCATCGCCAATTTACGTGAT comes from the Vibrio splendidus genome and includes:
- a CDS encoding sulfite exporter TauE/SafE family protein, with product MDLIFSPTFPILGAIFIFAAIVRGFSGFGFTLVALPLSALFVPVIELVPVFMLIDLLGNIQLLPKVKHHVNWRWVSKVFIPCLAFTPIGLLLLKSVSQDTIILIISAFIFASAIMIYKGFQYKSEPRFAPYILGSLAGVMNGAASMSGPSVGTHALASPVAPHIARAGLIAFFVLADSSAFVTASIAGLVDRDVVWLTLALLPSSMFGGYVGSKLFERFGGAKFKPVTIALLIVIAIFSAGRVLL